The Erigeron canadensis isolate Cc75 chromosome 4, C_canadensis_v1, whole genome shotgun sequence genome window below encodes:
- the LOC122597153 gene encoding protein BASIC PENTACYSTEINE6-like: protein MAVEDFTPQYSKQTPVEPIGKRIPKFNPSSLNLGEASTSQTRLPTGEQTVFEAGFKEHVEASWKWICDLDERIEKGKKQTLESANFKSTNPEDKPFKVLHTKRQKIYFERNNCSTTVMLCGREWNIYEIPTPVCSCTGIPRKCYRWQEIGWQSTCCTANISQYPLPLLPGRGQIRLQGRRMGSSTFRCLLEEW from the coding sequence ATGGCAGTAGAAGACTTCACACCTCAATACTCCAAACAAACACCGGTGGAACCAATTGGTAAACGAATACCGAAATTCAATCCATCATCCCTGAATCTGGGTGAAGCTTCAACTTCACAAACACGGCTTCCAACTGGAGAACAAACGGTGTTCGAAGCTGGATTTAAGGAACATGTAGAAGCCTCGTGGAAATGGATATGTGACCTCGATGAGAGAATTGAAAAGGGGAAGAAGCAAACGTTAGAATCAGCAAATTTCAAATCAACAAACCCAGAAGACAAACCATTCAAAGTTCTGCACACTAAAAGGCAGAAAATTTATTTTGAGCGTAACAATTGTAGTACAACTGTAATGCTATGTGGGCGCGAATGGAACATATATGAAATTCCAACACCGGTCTGTTCATGCACCGGAATACCCAGGAAATGTTATAGATGGCAAGAAATAGGATGGCAATCAACTTGTTGTACAGCGAATATTTCACAATACCCGCTACCTCTATTGCCTGGGAGAGGCCAAATACGATTGCAGGGTAGAAGAATGGGTAGTTCCACTTTCAGATGTCTCTTGGAAGAATGGTAA